The sequence below is a genomic window from Brevibacillus agri.
GCACCTGGCAGAGCTTGCGGTGGCCAAGGCGTACCGCGAAGGGCTGCCGACGATTACGATTCGGCCGCGCGCGCTGTTCGGGCCGGGAGACAATGCGATCCTGCCGCGGCTGATTCGCGCCAACGAGCAGAAGTACGTCCCGCTGATCGGCGGGGGAAAAGCGCTGATCGACTTGACGTATGTGGACAATGTCGTCGACGCGCTGCTGTTGTGCATGGACTCGCCCGGCAGCACGTTTGGGCAAGCTTACAACATTACGAACGGAGAGCCTGTCACGCTCGTTGACGTGCTGACAGACGTGTTCAGGCGGCTGGACATGCCGCTGCGGGCAAAGGAAGTGCCCTACTGGAAAGCCTACGCGGCCGCATGGGTGCTGGAGAGCCTCTCGCGCACCGTCCTGGGCTACCGCGAGCCTGTGCTGACGCGCTACTCGGTCGGGGTGCTCGCCAAATCGCAGACGCTGGACATTTCCAAGGCGCGGCGGGAGCTTGGCTACAAGCCGCGCGTGAGCATCGCGGAAGGGATCGACACTTTTGCAGCATGGTGGAGGACGGAGCATGGACGTTAAACTGACATGGCTGGATACGGGCTACTGCCGCCAGTTGGAGCTGTTTTCGCGCCAAGGCGGGAAGTTGAAAATGATCCGCTTCCATGCGCTCGCCGGGCTGATCGAGCACCCGGAGCACGGCCTGTGGCTGTTTGACACGGGCTACTCGCCGCGGTTTTTCGAGGCGACGAGCGCGTTTCCGTATTCGCTCTACAGCAAAATCACGCCTGTCGTCACACAGGCCGAGCAAAGCGTCCGGGCGCAGCTTGCGCGGCACGGAATCGCGGCGGACGCGGTGCAGGGCATTTTGCTCTCGCATTTTCACGCCGACCATATCGGCGGCTTGCGCGATTTTCCGCGCGCCCGGCTGTATTGCTTCGAGAGCGCCTATTTGCACGTCAAGGGCAAAACAGGCTTGGCGGCCGTGCGCGAAGCGTATTTGCCGGACCTCATGCCGGATGATTTCGAAGAGCGCGCGACGTTTGTTGACCGCATGGCGCCGACTGCTTTGCCGCAAAAGTACGCGCCCTATACGACAGGGTACGACCTGTTTGCGGACGGGAGCCTGCTCGCAGTCGACCTCCCCGGCCATGCCAAAGGGCAATTCGGGCTGTTCCTGCGCGACCGCGATCACGGCGAGCTGTTTTTATGCGCAGATGCGGCCTGGTCGAGCGAGGCGTACCGGGGCAATTTGCTGCCGCATCCGCTGGCCAGGCTCATCATGTCCGATCGCCAGGCATACCGGGATGAGCTGCACAGGTTGCACCTGTTGTCGCGCCAGTGCGCGGACGTGCGGATCATGCCGACCCATTGCGGGGAAGTGTGGGAGACGACGAGAGAGGGCGGAGATTTTTCATGGAGATCATGACGCTGCTTGGGCAATACATACGGACGAAATGGCTTGCGCGGCGCTTTTCCACGCGCGAGCAACTGGAAAAATGGCAGGATCGCCAAGTACAGACGCTGCTTGCCCGCGTGCTGCCGGCCTCTCCCTTTTACCTGAAACGGATGGGGACGCTGCGGCTCGACGAGTGGCGCAAGCTTGCGCCGATTGACAAAAAGCTGATGATGGAGCATTTTGACGAACTGAACACGCGGCGCATCGCTAAAGAAGAGGCGTTTCGCATCGCGCTTGCGGCGGAGAACACGCGCGACTTCACGCCGCAGATCAAAGGGATTACGGTCGGCCTGTCGTCGGGCACGTCCGGCAATCGCGGGCTGTTTCTCGTCGGGCCACAGGAACAGGCGAAGTGGGCCGGAACGATTCTCGCCAAAGCGCTGCCAGGGCAGCTCTGGTCCGAGCAGCGGATTGCCTTTTTCCTGCGGGCCAACAGCAATTTGTACGAGGCGGTCGACAGGCGGCGCATTCAGTTCGCCTTTTTCGACTTGCAGCATGCGCTGGCCGAACATCTGGAGCGGCTGAATCGCTATCAGCCGACTGTTCTGGTGGCCCCGGCGTCCATGCTGCGCATGCTGGCAAAAGCGCAGCGGCAAGGAAGCCTGCGGGTGTCACCTGTGAAAGTGATCTCGGTGGCGGAGGTGCTCGACCCGCTGGACGAGGCGTACATCGAGGCGAGCTTCGATCAGCGGGTTCACCAGATTTATCAATGCACGGAAGGGCTTTTGGCGGTCAGTTGCGCGCACGGGACGCTGCACGTAAACGAAGACATTTTGGTGATGGTAAAAGAGTACCTCGATGAGCGAAAAGAGCGGTTTTTCCCGATCCTGACCGATTTTTCCCGCGAGACGCAGCCGATCATCCGCTACCGTCTGAATGACATTTTGACGGAAAGGCGCACGCCGTGCCCGTGCGGTTCAATCTTCATGGCGCTGGAGTCGGTCGAGGGCCGCTCGGATGATCTGTTTTGGTTTTGGCATGAAACCGAGAACCGCCCCGTCTCGATCTTCCCGGACTTCATCCGGCGGGCGGTGATCGCCGCGTCTGCCGAGATCGAGGAATATACGGTTCGTCAACTGAGCATGGAGCAGGTGGAAGTCGCGCTGCTCGTGAACGGCGCACAGGCGGCGGACGCAAAGCGGCAAGTGCGGCAAAGTCTCGCGGCGGTCATTCGCTCGCATGGGGGAAAAGTGCCAGCGATTGACTTTGTTCCGTACCAGCTTCACTCGGGCACGAAAAAACTGCGGCGCGTGGAGAGGGTGTTTGCGTTCGATGAGCAGCAAGGACGAAATTAGGCTTTGCGAGGCACAAGAGCTGGCTCGCATGGATTGGGGGCAGCTTGAGGACGGGGAGTACGCTCGCGACTATTTGACGGCGCTTCTGGCAGATACGCCGACGCGCCACGTCCACAACGTGCGCACGCAGTTGCTCGGGCTGCTGGCAGGAGGGCGAGTCATGCCTGTGACGGTCAATGACGCGGAGTACGACAACTCGTATGTGTGCTCGCCGTACACGCACTTTGTCGCCTATGCGCGCGAGGAACTGGACATGCTGGATTCCCGGCTGTTGAAGAGGCTGTTTACCCCCGTTCTGGCAGGAGTTGGACTATGGATGAAAAGAAGCCGCTGCAATCAGATTGCGATCGTGAACAACTGGTTGTTGTCGACGAATTTGTACCACGCCTGGACGGCGGAGCAGGCCGGGGAGATTGCGCGCTTTTGCGCCAAAAAGTTCCCGCGCCACGTCATTGCTTTTCGCTCTGTTTGCCAGCGGCTGTGCCCGGAGCTGTACAGCGGTCTGAAGCAAGCGGGCTGCATCATGGTGCCGAGCCGCTACGTCTACCTGTTCCACCCGGATTGGCCGGGCGAGGGCACGTGGCGGGTGCGCAATACGCTGTCCCGCGACCGCAAGCTGCTGGCGAAATCGGGCTACCGCGTCCTGCGCCACGATGAGCTGGCGGAAGGGCAGGCAGAGCGGATCGTCGAGCTGTACAACGCTTTGTACCTGGACAAATACTCGCGGCTAAACCCGCAGTTTAGCGAAGAGTTCGTCCGGCTGGCGATGCGCAGGCGGACTTTGACTTTGATCGGACTGGAAAAGGACGGGCGGCTGGACGGGATTCTCGGCTACTTCGTGCGCAACGGAGTCATGACCACGCCTTTGTTCGGCTACGATACGAGACTGCCGAGAGAGACGGGGCTGTACCGGATGCTGTCAAGCCTGTTGGTGCAGGAGGCGGAGCGGGAAGGACTGCTGCTGCATCAGAGCGCGGGAGTGGGCGCCTTCAAGGCGGACAGGGGCGCGATCGGCGAGCCGGAGTACACCGCGGTCTACGTCAGGCATCTGCCGCCCTATCGGCGCTGGATATGGCAGGCGCTGGCCTTTTTGCTGGAGCGAATCGGGATCAGGCTGGTGGAAAAATACGAGCTGTAGCGACGGCGAACTTATACACTTCGATCCGCATCGTAACTTCCTTTGTGTACACTGACGGTATCACTTGCTACCTGTTTGCAAGAAGGAGGAAACGAGATGAATCGGTTGTGGTTCGGAATGCTCGTGGTGGTCACGACGTCGCTGATGGGCTCGTCGTTTGCGGTAGGAAAAATCGGCTTGGCCTACTTCTCGCCGCTTTTGCTCGTCGGTCTGCGCTTTACGCTCGCCGGGCTGTTGCTGGCGCTGTGGGTACGGAAAAAACCGCTCCCGAGATCGGGGCGTGAGTGGGGGCAGCTTGGTTTGATCGGCTTTTTGCAGACGGCGGCGGTCATGGGCTGTATCTTTTTGAGCCTGCGCACGATTACGGCGGGCGAGTCTTCGATCTTGACGTTCCTAAATCCGCTGCTCGTCGTCATCTGGGGGACGTTGTTTCTCAGAGTCACCTACCGGCTCTCGCAATGGCT
It includes:
- a CDS encoding GNAT family N-acetyltransferase: MSSKDEIRLCEAQELARMDWGQLEDGEYARDYLTALLADTPTRHVHNVRTQLLGLLAGGRVMPVTVNDAEYDNSYVCSPYTHFVAYAREELDMLDSRLLKRLFTPVLAGVGLWMKRSRCNQIAIVNNWLLSTNLYHAWTAEQAGEIARFCAKKFPRHVIAFRSVCQRLCPELYSGLKQAGCIMVPSRYVYLFHPDWPGEGTWRVRNTLSRDRKLLAKSGYRVLRHDELAEGQAERIVELYNALYLDKYSRLNPQFSEEFVRLAMRRRTLTLIGLEKDGRLDGILGYFVRNGVMTTPLFGYDTRLPRETGLYRMLSSLLVQEAEREGLLLHQSAGVGAFKADRGAIGEPEYTAVYVRHLPPYRRWIWQALAFLLERIGIRLVEKYEL
- a CDS encoding F390 synthetase-related protein — its product is MEIMTLLGQYIRTKWLARRFSTREQLEKWQDRQVQTLLARVLPASPFYLKRMGTLRLDEWRKLAPIDKKLMMEHFDELNTRRIAKEEAFRIALAAENTRDFTPQIKGITVGLSSGTSGNRGLFLVGPQEQAKWAGTILAKALPGQLWSEQRIAFFLRANSNLYEAVDRRRIQFAFFDLQHALAEHLERLNRYQPTVLVAPASMLRMLAKAQRQGSLRVSPVKVISVAEVLDPLDEAYIEASFDQRVHQIYQCTEGLLAVSCAHGTLHVNEDILVMVKEYLDERKERFFPILTDFSRETQPIIRYRLNDILTERRTPCPCGSIFMALESVEGRSDDLFWFWHETENRPVSIFPDFIRRAVIAASAEIEEYTVRQLSMEQVEVALLVNGAQAADAKRQVRQSLAAVIRSHGGKVPAIDFVPYQLHSGTKKLRRVERVFAFDEQQGRN
- a CDS encoding NAD-dependent epimerase/dehydratase family protein gives rise to the protein MKKRVLVTGGTGFLGQKLVQRLHEEGHEVTALGRDETIGRKLQERGIRFVRADIRDRQAVADACRGQEIVQHVAAFSSPWGKYGDMYETNVSGTVHVIEGCKQHGIERLVHVSSPSIYFAFADAYGIQEEQPLPRRFANTYAETKHLAELAVAKAYREGLPTITIRPRALFGPGDNAILPRLIRANEQKYVPLIGGGKALIDLTYVDNVVDALLLCMDSPGSTFGQAYNITNGEPVTLVDVLTDVFRRLDMPLRAKEVPYWKAYAAAWVLESLSRTVLGYREPVLTRYSVGVLAKSQTLDISKARRELGYKPRVSIAEGIDTFAAWWRTEHGR
- a CDS encoding MBL fold metallo-hydrolase, giving the protein MDVKLTWLDTGYCRQLELFSRQGGKLKMIRFHALAGLIEHPEHGLWLFDTGYSPRFFEATSAFPYSLYSKITPVVTQAEQSVRAQLARHGIAADAVQGILLSHFHADHIGGLRDFPRARLYCFESAYLHVKGKTGLAAVREAYLPDLMPDDFEERATFVDRMAPTALPQKYAPYTTGYDLFADGSLLAVDLPGHAKGQFGLFLRDRDHGELFLCADAAWSSEAYRGNLLPHPLARLIMSDRQAYRDELHRLHLLSRQCADVRIMPTHCGEVWETTREGGDFSWRS